Proteins found in one Candidatus Eremiobacteraceae bacterium genomic segment:
- a CDS encoding MarC family protein — MDVHFAITAIATAFTIIDPIGMVPYSLTVTAGAPPDVRRRTIDRAVIVAACVILFMGLIGRGVLTYLGITLPAFSIAGGILLLLISIDYLFARPSGTRKTDEEEQEAILNENVAVFPLAIPMIAGPGTITTVLLLLNLAHGDPVKVVTVFVSYALALFTTWLTMRGADKISRFFGKTGIHVVTRLLGIILSALAVQFILNGLSQSPLFHAAF, encoded by the coding sequence ATGGATGTTCATTTCGCGATCACCGCGATCGCGACTGCGTTCACGATCATCGACCCTATCGGCATGGTGCCATATTCCCTAACGGTGACCGCCGGCGCGCCGCCGGACGTGCGACGTAGGACTATCGACCGTGCGGTCATCGTCGCCGCTTGCGTCATCCTCTTCATGGGTCTCATCGGCCGCGGGGTGCTGACGTATCTCGGCATCACGCTGCCCGCGTTCTCGATCGCGGGCGGCATCCTGCTGCTGCTCATCTCGATCGACTATCTCTTCGCTCGCCCGTCGGGCACGCGCAAGACCGACGAAGAGGAACAGGAGGCGATCCTCAACGAGAACGTCGCGGTTTTCCCCCTCGCGATCCCCATGATCGCCGGGCCGGGGACGATCACGACCGTATTGCTGCTGCTCAATCTCGCGCACGGCGATCCGGTCAAAGTCGTCACCGTTTTCGTCTCCTACGCCCTCGCGCTTTTCACTACGTGGCTCACGATGCGCGGAGCCGACAAGATCTCACGCTTCTTCGGCAAGACCGGCATCCACGTCGTCACGCGGTTGCTCGGCATCATATTGTCGGCGCTTGCTGTGCAGTTCATCCTCAACGGTCTGAGCCAATCCCCGCTCTTCCACGCCGCTTTTTAA